DNA sequence from the Thiosulfativibrio zosterae genome:
AAGGTGTGGTGGTGATGCAGCAAACCATTCAAGCCATGCAAGCCATTGAAGAATCGAGTCATAAAATTTCAGAGATTGTTTCTTTGATTGATGGCATCGCTTTCCAAACCAACTTGTTAGCCTTAAATGCCGCCGTAGAAGCCGCCAGAGCCGGAGAGCATGGCCGAGGATTTGCCGTGGTGGCCGCCGAAGTGAGAAGTTTGGCACAAAAATCAGCAGAAGCGGCGAAAGACATTAAAGGCTTGATTGAAGAAACCGTGACGCGTGTCAATCAAGGTTCTAACCTAGCGAGCGAATCGGGCAGTATGCTCAATGAAGTGAATCAGTCAATAGATGCAGTGACTGCCATGATTGTGCAAATTGCACAAGCGGCCAGTGAGCAGGCTGCGGGCGTGCATCAGGTGCATCAAGCCATTTCTGATATTGATGGTGTAACGCAACAAAATGCGGCATTGGTTGAAGAAACCAGTGCGGCGTCTGAAAGTTTGCGTGATCAAGCGCATGAGTTAGAAAGAGAAATGTCTTATTTTAAAATTGATGCCAGATCTTTAGCCTTAACGAATACCCATAAAAAGCATTAATCTTAAGCCTTAAATTTAAACCATAAAAGGCAATAAATCTGCCAAAAATGACCAGGCCTGGTCATTTTTGCGTTAAATTTGGCTTGCTTGTCACCTGTAACGAATAGGGTTAGAATGCCAAGACATTATTTCGAAAATGCCAACTCAAAGGGGAGCAGAATATGCAGTTAAAGCAAGGTTTAATGATTTTGTTAGTTTCGATGACAGCTGTGGCACAAGCCGACTCAGACAAAACACCTTTTCCCATGCAACCCAGTTTTTGGACCGATCAAATGCGCCAAGGTGGCGGGGACAATTCTATTAAAGATCGTTTTAATTACAATGCCAAAGCTTGGAATGATTGGATTGGCAATGGCAATACCCGTTATCGCTTTTACGGCAATATGGATTTAGAAATGCAAATGGATTGGCTGGCCAAAATGCAAGCCGACCAAGCGGCCAGACAACAACAATCTAGACAGGCTTCTGCCAATATGGCGCGTGGGCAAGGGTTTAATGGGCAGCAGGGTTATTATGGTCAGCCTTATTACGGTCAGCCTAATTTTCAACCCTACACTGCTCAACCCAATGTTGCCCAAACTTATCCTGCGCCCAATTATGGCCCGGCTTATCCCATGCCATATCCCGCGCCTTATCAACCCATGCCGATGATGCCACCTCAAGCACCCAATCAAATGATGCCAAGATAGCCAATTAACTTAAGTTGGCGCTTTTGTTGTTACTTTTGATTGCTGTTGGTTAGGTGCACTTCGTTATACTGTTTTAAAACACACTGTGTCGTCAAATGAAAACAACAAACCTATCGCCTCTTGTCATACACCTGTTACAAGCCATGCTGGCAATTATGCTGTTGTTTGCAGTGATGGGTTCTTGTAAAGCACAGACCTCCCTAAAATTAACCCCAGAAGAACAAGCTTGGTTGGCGGAGCATCCGGTGATTAAAGTCGGCAGTATGTTGGCGTGGGAGCCGATTAGTTTTGTCGCAGAAATGCCAAAGGGCATCAGTATTGATTATTTTGAGCGGGTGAATGAACAACTGGGTGGTCGGTTAATTTTAGAGCCCGATCACTGGGCGGTGTTAATGAATAAAATTAAGACACATCAAATTGATGTCTTAATGGATGTTAGCCCCTTAGCTTCTCGTTCGGCAGATATGCTGTTTACCTCGCCTTATCTAACCATTCCCCATGTCATCATTGCTCAAAAGGGCGCTGAACTCTTTCGCAAACCAGAAGATTTAAACAATAAGGTCATTGCTTTGGAGAAAGGTTTTGGCAATGTTGAGTATTTTAAACGCCAATACCCCAAAGTATTGATTCACGAATACTTGTCAACCGCAGCGGCGCTTGAAGCGGTTTCGAGCGGCCTAGCCGATGCTTATGTGGGCAATCGGGCAGTGGCGATTTATGTAATGCAAAATAAGGTGATGCAAAATTTAAAGGTGCACTCCGTTATTTCCGGTACACAATCTATTTTGGCAATGGGGGTGCGCAGTGATTGGCCGATTTTACAAAGCATTTTGCAAAAAGCGCTTCATAATATAACCCCACAACAACAGCGCAAAATTTATGAAAAATGGATCGACAACGAATTAGAAAATGCGTTTCGTTTGAGAGTTGCTTTGCCTTATTTGGCAGGACTGCTGGCTTTGTTGAGTATTTTTCTGTTTTGGAGTCTGTATCTTAAAAAAAAATTAGGTTCGGTTCGCAAAACCCTACACACCCAAATGTATTTCGACCGAGTGACAGGCTTGGCCAATCGCTATTTATTTCAAGATAGGTTGGGCTCTGCGCTCAATCAAGCCAAACGCCAAAATGGCCATGTGTGGGTATTGGCTTGTCAGTTAAATGGCTTGTCACAAGTGCATAAATTGCAAGGTTCAGCGCAGGTAGAAGCCGTGTTGATGATGGTTTCGCAGTCTTTAACAGAGGTATTGCGCGATGTGGATACGATTGGCCGTTGGTCTGACGATGTGTTCCTGTTAAGTATTTCTGGTTTAGAAAATGTGACTGAAATTGAAGTGGTCATGGGGCGATTACAATGGGCTTTAGCCAATAATACCCAACTCAAACCTTACAGTGCTAATGTGTCATTCAGTTGGGGTGGATGCGTTTTTCCGGATGATGCACAAGACTTAGAGGAACTGATTTATCAATCCTTGTTAACCGCAGAAGAAGCGGGGCAAAAAGGGCGCAATGCCTATGTGTTTTATTCACCCGGTATTCATGAAGCGGTCACCCGCCGTGTGGCGTTAAACCAAGGTTTGGTCGGTGCCATAGAACGCGGCGAAATTCAGGTGTATTTTCAGCCGAAAATTCGTATTGCGACGGGCAAAATTTGCAGTTTTGAGGCGTTGGTGCGTTGGTTTCATCCGAACTTTGGCAGTGTGAGCCCTGAGGAGTTTATTCCCATAGCAGAGGAGAACGAGCAAATACTGGCTTTAGGGGAATATGTTTTTCAAGTGGCGATTACTGAGGCACAGCAATGGATATTGGATTTCCCTGAGATGTCGTTAAGTTTGGCATTGAATTTATCACCAGTGCAGTTAAAGTCGGCAGATATTTTGGCGTTTATCGAAAGCCAATTAACGCGGATAAACTTTGATAAAGGGCGTCTTGAAATTGAAATTACCGAAGGCATTTTGCTCGCAGAAAAAACCTTGGGCGCTTCTAAGCTGTTTGACTTAAAAGCCTTAGGGCTTAAGTTGTCGATGGATGATTTTGGTAAAGGGTATTCTTCATTGAGTTATTTGCGCCGTTATCCATTTGATGTGATTAAAATCGATAAAGAATTTATTGATGATTTAGACACCAATCAAAGTAATCAGCAATTGGTCTTGTCCATTATTGCCCTAGCCAAAACCATGAATTTAGAAGTGGTGGCCGAAGGCGTCGAAACCCAAGCACAATTAGACTTCTTAAAGCGCCATGGCTGCGATATTGCGCAAGGGTTTTATTTTAGTCCGGCTGTGGATGCGCAAACCGCTAGACAATTCTTAACAAAAGACACGCTTTTACCCCCGACCCTTTGATGTTAAGTGGTTAACTAAGCGTTTAACTAAGGGGTTTTGCCTCTTGGTGTGGTCACAATATTTGCGCTATATCAATTTTTACCGCAACTATCCCATCTTTAGGTTGTATGAGACTTAAGATATCGCTAGAGTAATGTTACTTATAGGTACATTGGAAAACCGACGGAATGGCTGACCTTCTTAAAAACTTAAAAACCTCTAAAGGGTTGTTATTTTTATTGCTAACCGCTGCGGGCTTAGCGGGTAATTACTTTAAGTGTAGAAATTCAGACTTCATCTGACAGTTCCCCGTTTTTTATGAGTGTCTGTCAGTTTAAGTTTAAGCTACGAACTTTTCAGCCCATATCTTTTTGCCATCTTCCAATGTTTCCATTGGTGTTCTTCCACAACACATTTTACCTTGATGAGTTCTGTGATGGTTGTAAAAATGAATCCACTCATCCAGGTCCGTTTGAAGTTGTTCAATTGATGTGTAAATCTTTTTGCGGAAAGTGATTTGGTAAAACTCCTGCAAAATGGTTTTGTGAAAGCGCTCACAAATGCCATTGGTTTGCGGTGATTTGACTTTGGTTTTAGTGTGCTCAATATCATTTAGCGCCAAGTATAATTGATAATCGTGCTGCTCCGCTTTACCACAATACTCAGTGCCACGGTCAGTCAGGATTCTGAGCATGGGCAGTTCGTGTTGCTCAAAAAATGGTAGCACTCGATCATTAAGGGTATCTGCCGCTGTTATCGGTGTTTTGGTGGCATAAAGCTTAGCAAACGCTACTTTTGAGTAGGTATCGACAAAGGTTTGTTGATAGATTCTGCCAACACCTTTTAAGGTGCCAACATAGAAGGTATCTTGCGAACCCAAGTACCCTGGATGGGCAGTATCAATTTCACCGCTGACTTCATCGTCATGCTTTTTCTTTTCAAGGGCTACGACCTGCGCTTCGGTCAGAATAATGCCGTCGTTGGCAACCTTGTCTTCTAAAGCTTTTAAACGGTCTTTGAAGTTAGCCAGTTCATTTCTGATCCAGATACTGCGCACGCCACTAGATGAAACGAATATACCGAGTTTTCTGAGTTCATTGCTTGCTCTAAGTTGACCGTAAGCAGGATAGTCAATCGCATATTGAATAACGGCTTGTTCAGTTACTTCATCTACTCGGTTTTTAAGGTTGGGTTTCCGGCGGGTTTTATCGATTAGAGCATCAACACCACCGTCATCAACGGCAGCTTTATAACGATAGAAAGTATCTCGAGATAAGCCCATTACTTTGCAGGCTTTTGAAACATTGCCAAGTTCTTCTGCAAGATTGAGTAATCCGACTTTATGTTTGATGATTTTTTGATTAGTATTAATCATGTGAGTTTCCTTTGTTTTGATTTTGATTAGACACCTAATATCAAAACGGGAAACTTGCTCTTTTTCAAGAGCAGTGTCAGATGAAGTCGTGACTTTTACACTTTAAGTTTCCACTCTTTCTGAATATCGATTTTCTATTCGGCAGTATCTTTGCCATGTTGGTGTTGCAATTTATGGGCTTTACGCGCGCCCTATTGGCAGCCGCCATCATTTCTAGCTATACCTACATTCTTTGGAATCACCCCTATGCCATCATTATCATGACGGCAGAACTCTTGGTGGTGGGCTATTTATACCAGCATCGCAAAATGGGGCTGGTCATTGCCGATTTACTCTACTGGCTGTTGCTGGGATTGCCCCTAGTGGCGCTGTTTTATTATGGGGTTATGCAGTCTTCTGTTGATAATACTCAAATCACCATGATGAAACAGGCGGTCAATGGCTTAGCGAATGTGATTTTTGCGCGTTTGATATATATGGGTTATGGGTTTTTCTATCGTAAGCACCGTTTTCAATTTCGGGAAGTCATTTATAGTTTATTGGCTTTTTTTGTCTTGTTCCCCGCATTGTTTATGATGGCGCTGGAAAGTCGGGTCGATTATCAGCGTATCGATGATTCCGTGCGCGCTGAGTTAATCACCGAAAAAGAGAACAGTTTAAGATTTATCCACCACTGGATTGAAAATCGACAAGGCGTTATTGCTCACTTAGCCAGCAAAGCGGCGCAATTACCTCCCCAAGAAATGCAAGCTTATCTGGATTTGGTGCGCCAGTCAGATGCTAACTTTTTACGCTTGGCTTTGGTTGATGAAAGCGGTAAAAGTATGGCATTTTCTCCCATGATTGACGACCTAGGTCATAGCAATTTAAACAAAGATTTCTCTGATCGCTCCTATATCCCACTTTTAAAAACGCATCTAAAACCTATGTTGTCGGAAGTCTTTTTATCAGCAACCGGTCGGCCTGAACCTATCGCTTTAATGTTGGCGCCGATAGTGGTGAATGGACAATATCATGGATACATCTCAGGCGTTTTGCGTTTAGAAGAAATTAAATCTTCGTTGATGGATAACCTTAATTTCACGCTGTTGGATAAAAACAATAAAGTGATTCTCTCCGTGCGAGCAGACCAAACCACTCTGCAACCGTTTAACTTAGAGCAGGGACAATTTTTTGAGGTAGATCATCAGGTTAAGCAATGGGTGCCCAAGCTGCAAGCGAATATGCCCATTTCACAACGTTGGAAATATTCCAGTTATGTCACTGAGTTTCGGGTGGGCGATTTTTCGGAATGGCGTTTAGTGATAGAAAAACCCATAGCCCCTTTTCAAAAAGAACTGTTCAACAACTATACTCAAAAATTTACCATCTTATTTTTTGTGCTGGTGTTTGCCTTAATTTTTGCCAAAGTATTGGCGCGCAAAGCCACCGCATCAATCAGCAGATTAAACCAAATTACCGATAATTTACCGGCTAAAATTGCACATAATAACCAGGGTATTGTGTGGCCAAAAAGTGGGCTGATAGAAGCTCAGCAGTTGATTGGTCATTTCCAAGAAATGGCCAAGTCATTAGAAGGCAAATTTCACGATATATCCGAGCTGAATGCTTCTTTAGAAGAACGCATCGTACAGCGTACCCTAACGCTGGCGCAAAAAGAGGGCAGTTTACGCACCTTAATTCATTCGATTCCAGATTTGGTTTGGATGAAAGATATGGAAGGTCGATATCTGATGTGCAACCATCGTTTTGAAGCATTTTTTGGGGCGACAGAAGCGGAAATCGTGGGGCGCACAGATTATGATTTTGTGGATAAAAACCTGGCGGACTTTTTTACAGAAAATGATCGAGCCGCCATCCTCAAAGGTCAAAGTGTTAATGAGGAGCAGGTTACTTTTGCCAGTGATGGACATCAAGAGTTACTCGAAACCACCAAAGCGGTCATTTTAGACGCACAAGGACGAGCGCTGGGTGTTTTGGGTATAGGGCATGACATTACCGAAAGACACAAAATGGAATCAGAGCTGCGTATCGCGGCCACGGCTTTTGATTCGCAAGAAGGCATGATGGTGACCGATGCCAATCAAGTGATTTTGAGAGTCAATCAGGCCTTTACACAAATTTCAGGCTTTAGTGCCAAAGAAGCCATAGGCAAAACTCCTCGTCTAATGAAATCTGGGCGCCATGATAAAGTTTTCTATCAGGATATGTGGGCAAGTATTCTTGCTACCGGATCTTGGCAGGGCGAAGTGTGGAATAAGCGTAAAAATGGTGAAATTTTCCCCCAATCACTCAATATTACCGCTGTTAAAGATGCTAAAGGGCAAACAACTAACTATGTTGCCAATTTGATGGACATTACCCTGCGCAAAGCCACAGAAGAAGAGATTAATCGTCTGGCATTTTACGATGCCTTAACCCAGTTACCCAATCGTCGTCTATTACAAGACAGACTCAATAAATCGCTTGAAAGCTGGGCACGGCATCATCAAATTGGTGCGATTATGTTTATCGATTTGGATAACTTTAAACAGATTAACGACACCCTAGGACATGATATGGGCGATGTCCTATTAAAACAGGTTGCGCAGCGTTTAACAGCCAGTGTGCGTCTTGAAGATACCGTGGCGCGTTTGGGGGGCGATGAGTTTGTTATTTTGTTTGAAAACTTAGGTGAATTTCAGCGTTTTGCCAAAGAGCATATCGATGCCATCGGTCAAAAAATACTCAAAGCGTTAAATCAGCCCTTTGAGTTAGGCGAAGACAGCTACACGAATACACCCAGTATCGGAGTTGCTTTCTTCAATACCTCCTCCAATTCAAGCGAATTGTTGCGCCAGGCGGATATTGCGATGTACCAAGCCAAAGAATCGGGTAAAAACAAATTGTGCTTCTATGACCCTGACCAAAACAGTGGCTTGGCTGAGACCCATTAACCTGGTTTTTTGGGGCAATAAAAAACCGCAACAAGTGCGGTTTTTCTTTGGCGGTAAAGTTGTTCTAGATTAAACCTCTAGGTAATCTAAAATCCCTTCAGCGGCTGCACGACCTTCGGCAATGGCATGAACCACTAGGCTTGAACCACGCACCATATCGCCGCCGGCAAAGATTTTTTCATTGCTGGTTTGGAAAGGGTATTGCGTGCTTTCAGCAGCCACGACAGTTTGCCAATCGGTTAGGTTGATGCTGTAATCTTTAAACCAAGCCGGTGGATTGGGTTGGAAGCCAAACGCCACAATCACCGCATCACAAGCAATGATTTGCTCTGAACCTGGAACGGTTTCAGCGCGTTGACGACCTTTTTCATCCGGTTCACCCATGCGGGTTTCAATCACTTTAATTCCGGTCACTTGTCCATTTTCACCGATGACTTCAACCGGCGCTAGGTTAAACTTAAACTTCACGCCTTCTTCTTTGGCGTTTTTCACTTCGGCACGCGAACCTGGCATGTTGGCCTCGTCACGGCGATACACACAAAACACTTCCGCGGCACCTTGACGAATCGAGGTACGCGTACAGTCCATGGTGGTGTCACCACCACCTAACACGACAACACGCTTACCTTTCATCGATACAAACGGCTCTGGGCTTTGAATCATTTTAAGTTCATGTTTAACATTGCCGATTAAGAAATCCAAGGCTTTGTAGACTTGAGGTAGGTCTTCGCCGGGGAAACGACCCGCCATGGGCTTGTAAGTTCCCATGCCTAAGAAAACTGCATCATAGTCATTAAGTAGGGTTTCAAAGGCAATGTCTTTACCGATTTCGGTGTTGCAATGAAACTCCACGCCCATGCCTTCTAAAATAGCACGACGCTTTTTAACCATTACTTTATCGAGCTTGAATTGTGGAATCCCAAAAGTCAGCAGACCACCAATTTCTTGTTCTTTTTCAAAAACGACAGGCTTAACACCATTACGAATCAAAATGTCCGCACAGCCCAAACCAGCAGGGCCAGAGCCAACGATGGCGACTTTTTTGTCAGTCATCACGATGTCAGATAGGTCTGGCGTCCAGCCCATTTCAATCGCGGTATCGGTGATATATTTTTCAACCGCACCGATGGTCACCGCACCAAAATTGGTGTCGTGGAGCGTACAGGCTTGTTCACACAAACGGTCTTGCGGACAAATACGACCACACATTTCAGGCAGTGAGTTAGATTTGTGCGATAACTCAACCGCTTCCATAATATTGCCTTCCGCCACCAGTTTTAACCAGCTTGGAATATAGTTGTGTACCGGACAAGCCCATTCGCAATAAGGGTTGCCACAATGCAAACAACGGTCTGCTTGTGCCATGGCAGCTTTTGGATCAAAAGGCGTGTAGATTTCAACAAAGTTGGTTTTACGCTCTTGCGCATCCAACTTGGTTGGCAGTTGACGATCAACTTCTAAAAATTGTCTTACATTTCCCATGATTCTGCTCCCTTAATTGCCATCGCGGCTGTTGGCAAATAGGCCTAATAATTGATCTATGCCAATGGCTCGTGATTTCACCAGCCAGAAGTTGTGTAGGTAACGACTAAAATCGTTTAATACTGTTTTACCGTAAGCACTGTCGGTTTTGGCGACATACTCGGTGAGTAATTCTTTTAAGTAAACGCGGTAGGCTTCGGTTGACTCGGTATCAATACGAATCACTTCAACCATTTCTGGGTTAACGCGGTCTGCGAGCGATCGGTTTTCATCCAAAATGAAAGCCATACCACCAGACATACCGGCACCAAAGTTAACGCCCACTTCACCTAAGCTGACAACAACACCGCCTGTCATATACTCACAGCCGTGGTCGCCCAAACCTTCAACAACTGCGGTTGCCCCAGAGTTGCGCACGGCAAAACGCTCACCGCCGGTTCCATTGGCAAACAGCTTACCGCCTGTGGCACCGTATAAACAGGTGTTACCTACAATTGGCGTTGTATGAGGGTCAAAGGCTGATCCTTTTGGTGGACGAATAACCACTTCACCACCGGCCATACCTTTACCGACATAATCGTTGGCATCGCCTTCAAGGTGCAGGTTTAAACCATCCACGTTGAAAACCCCAAACGATTGTCCGGCAATACCAGTAAGTTTAAGGGTAATAGGGGCATCTTTCATGCCGTTGTTGCCATAACGCTCTGCGATTTCACCTGCAACACGCGCACCGATTGAGCGGCCAGTGTTAATCAGTTTAAATTCAAAAGTACCGCCAGTTTTGGCTTCAATGGCTGGCAAAGTGGCTGCAACCATTTCTTCTGCAATATTACCTTTATCCCAAGGATTGTTGCGTTGCACTTGTACCGTTTGAGGTTTGTCTGCAGGTACGCCACCATCTGACAAGAAGGCAGATAAATCAATGTTGCGTTGTTTGTCGGTTAAAGGGTTGTCAATGACTTTGAGTAGGTCGACGCGCCCCACCAATTCACCTAATGAACGCACACCTAATTTGGCCATCCACTCACGGGTTTCTTCGGCCACAAAACGGAAATAGTTCATCACCATTTCAGCTTTACCAATAAAGTGATCCTTACGCAAACGCTCATCCTGAGTGGCAACACCCACTGCGCAGGTATTTAAGTGGCAAATACGCAAATATTTACAACCCAAAGCAACCATGGGTGCAGTACCAAATCCAAAAGACTCGGCACCTAAAATGGCAGACTTAATGACATCTAAGCCAGTTTTTAAGCCACCATCGGCTTGCACAACAACTTGTCCACGCAAATCATTGGCGCGTAATACTTGATGCGTTTCAACCAAGCCCATTTCATAAGGGTTACCTGCATATTTCACCGAGGTTAGAGGAGAAGCGCCTGTACCACCGTCATAACCTGAGATGGTGATTAAATCCGCATAGGCTTTAGCAACACCGGCGGCAATCGTTCCAACGCCAGGTTCGGCAACGAGTTTGACCGATACTAAGGCATTAGGATTGATTTGTTTAAGGTCGTAGATTAACTGCGCCAAATCTTCAATCGAATAGATATCGTGATGAGGTGGTGGAGAAATCAGGGTTACGCCAGGTACAGAATGACGCAATTTTGCAATGGTCATATCTACCTTGTGACCAGGCAACTGACCACCTTCACCGGGTTTTGCACCTTGAGCGACTTTGATCTGTAAAACTTCGGCATTTCTAAGGTAGTGAGCCGTGACTCCAAAGCGCCCAGAAGCGATTTGCTTAATTTTAGACATTTTATTGGTGCCATAACGCTTAGGATCTTCTGCGCCTTCACCTGAGTTAGAGCGAGCACCTAGACGGTTCATGGCTTCTGCGAGCGCTTCGTGCGCTTCGGGCGATAGGGCACCCAAAGAAATACCGGCTGAATCAAAGCGCTTATAAATGGCTTCTAGAGGTTCTACCTCGCTGATGTCAATGGCTGTTGTGTCTTTAAAGGTGATTAAATCACGCAAAGTCATCGGCGCACGGGTATTAACCAATTCACGGAAAGTATCGTAATAGCGTTGTTCACCGGTTTGTACGGCATTACGCAAGTTTTCAACCACATCGGGGTTATAAGCGTGAGCTTCACCGCCGTGAACATATTTTAACAATCCACCTTGGTCAATCGATTTGCGTGGGTTAAACGCCATTTTCGATAAAGTGATTTGATCGGCTTCTAAATGGTCAAATTTAGTCCCTTCGATGCGCGTTGGCGTACCTTTAAAACATAGGTCAACAATTTCACGGCTCAAACCAACGGCTTCAAATAACTGGGCACCACGGTAAGAGGTGATGGTTGAAATCCCCATTTTTGAAAGGATTTTCAATAGGCCTTTGTTAATCCCTTTACGGTAGTTTTTGATGTAATGGCTGGATTTATGAGCGCTGGATAATTCTTTGGTGCGCACCAAATCTTCAATGGCTTCATAGGCCAAATAAGGGTAAACCGCCGTTGCACCGTAACCAAATAACACGGCAAAATGATGTGGGTCACGCGCCAAACCAGTTTCAACGATGATGTTGGCTTCTGGGCGTAAACCTTCTGAGATTAAACGATGGTGTACCGCACCGGTAGCCATTGCTGATGGGATACTGATCAACCCTTTTTCAATGTTCAGGTCAGTTAAAATCAACAAAGTCACGCCATCTTTAATGGCTTGCACCGCTTGGTCGCAAACATTGACGATGGCTTGTTTTAGATTG
Encoded proteins:
- a CDS encoding EAL domain-containing protein; this encodes MKTTNLSPLVIHLLQAMLAIMLLFAVMGSCKAQTSLKLTPEEQAWLAEHPVIKVGSMLAWEPISFVAEMPKGISIDYFERVNEQLGGRLILEPDHWAVLMNKIKTHQIDVLMDVSPLASRSADMLFTSPYLTIPHVIIAQKGAELFRKPEDLNNKVIALEKGFGNVEYFKRQYPKVLIHEYLSTAAALEAVSSGLADAYVGNRAVAIYVMQNKVMQNLKVHSVISGTQSILAMGVRSDWPILQSILQKALHNITPQQQRKIYEKWIDNELENAFRLRVALPYLAGLLALLSIFLFWSLYLKKKLGSVRKTLHTQMYFDRVTGLANRYLFQDRLGSALNQAKRQNGHVWVLACQLNGLSQVHKLQGSAQVEAVLMMVSQSLTEVLRDVDTIGRWSDDVFLLSISGLENVTEIEVVMGRLQWALANNTQLKPYSANVSFSWGGCVFPDDAQDLEELIYQSLLTAEEAGQKGRNAYVFYSPGIHEAVTRRVALNQGLVGAIERGEIQVYFQPKIRIATGKICSFEALVRWFHPNFGSVSPEEFIPIAEENEQILALGEYVFQVAITEAQQWILDFPEMSLSLALNLSPVQLKSADILAFIESQLTRINFDKGRLEIEITEGILLAEKTLGASKLFDLKALGLKLSMDDFGKGYSSLSYLRRYPFDVIKIDKEFIDDLDTNQSNQQLVLSIIALAKTMNLEVVAEGVETQAQLDFLKRHGCDIAQGFYFSPAVDAQTARQFLTKDTLLPPTL
- a CDS encoding IS481 family transposase; amino-acid sequence: MINTNQKIIKHKVGLLNLAEELGNVSKACKVMGLSRDTFYRYKAAVDDGGVDALIDKTRRKPNLKNRVDEVTEQAVIQYAIDYPAYGQLRASNELRKLGIFVSSSGVRSIWIRNELANFKDRLKALEDKVANDGIILTEAQVVALEKKKHDDEVSGEIDTAHPGYLGSQDTFYVGTLKGVGRIYQQTFVDTYSKVAFAKLYATKTPITAADTLNDRVLPFFEQHELPMLRILTDRGTEYCGKAEQHDYQLYLALNDIEHTKTKVKSPQTNGICERFHKTILQEFYQITFRKKIYTSIEQLQTDLDEWIHFYNHHRTHQGKMCCGRTPMETLEDGKKIWAEKFVA
- a CDS encoding diguanylate cyclase domain-containing protein, translated to MLVLQFMGFTRALLAAAIISSYTYILWNHPYAIIIMTAELLVVGYLYQHRKMGLVIADLLYWLLLGLPLVALFYYGVMQSSVDNTQITMMKQAVNGLANVIFARLIYMGYGFFYRKHRFQFREVIYSLLAFFVLFPALFMMALESRVDYQRIDDSVRAELITEKENSLRFIHHWIENRQGVIAHLASKAAQLPPQEMQAYLDLVRQSDANFLRLALVDESGKSMAFSPMIDDLGHSNLNKDFSDRSYIPLLKTHLKPMLSEVFLSATGRPEPIALMLAPIVVNGQYHGYISGVLRLEEIKSSLMDNLNFTLLDKNNKVILSVRADQTTLQPFNLEQGQFFEVDHQVKQWVPKLQANMPISQRWKYSSYVTEFRVGDFSEWRLVIEKPIAPFQKELFNNYTQKFTILFFVLVFALIFAKVLARKATASISRLNQITDNLPAKIAHNNQGIVWPKSGLIEAQQLIGHFQEMAKSLEGKFHDISELNASLEERIVQRTLTLAQKEGSLRTLIHSIPDLVWMKDMEGRYLMCNHRFEAFFGATEAEIVGRTDYDFVDKNLADFFTENDRAAILKGQSVNEEQVTFASDGHQELLETTKAVILDAQGRALGVLGIGHDITERHKMESELRIAATAFDSQEGMMVTDANQVILRVNQAFTQISGFSAKEAIGKTPRLMKSGRHDKVFYQDMWASILATGSWQGEVWNKRKNGEIFPQSLNITAVKDAKGQTTNYVANLMDITLRKATEEEINRLAFYDALTQLPNRRLLQDRLNKSLESWARHHQIGAIMFIDLDNFKQINDTLGHDMGDVLLKQVAQRLTASVRLEDTVARLGGDEFVILFENLGEFQRFAKEHIDAIGQKILKALNQPFELGEDSYTNTPSIGVAFFNTSSNSSELLRQADIAMYQAKESGKNKLCFYDPDQNSGLAETH
- a CDS encoding glutamate synthase subunit beta — protein: MGNVRQFLEVDRQLPTKLDAQERKTNFVEIYTPFDPKAAMAQADRCLHCGNPYCEWACPVHNYIPSWLKLVAEGNIMEAVELSHKSNSLPEMCGRICPQDRLCEQACTLHDTNFGAVTIGAVEKYITDTAIEMGWTPDLSDIVMTDKKVAIVGSGPAGLGCADILIRNGVKPVVFEKEQEIGGLLTFGIPQFKLDKVMVKKRRAILEGMGVEFHCNTEIGKDIAFETLLNDYDAVFLGMGTYKPMAGRFPGEDLPQVYKALDFLIGNVKHELKMIQSPEPFVSMKGKRVVVLGGGDTTMDCTRTSIRQGAAEVFCVYRRDEANMPGSRAEVKNAKEEGVKFKFNLAPVEVIGENGQVTGIKVIETRMGEPDEKGRQRAETVPGSEQIIACDAVIVAFGFQPNPPAWFKDYSINLTDWQTVVAAESTQYPFQTSNEKIFAGGDMVRGSSLVVHAIAEGRAAAEGILDYLEV